A part of Oncorhynchus gorbuscha isolate QuinsamMale2020 ecotype Even-year linkage group LG09, OgorEven_v1.0, whole genome shotgun sequence genomic DNA contains:
- the LOC124043314 gene encoding zinc finger protein 40-like isoform X2 codes for MPRTKQNNPKNLKGINEGGRRSADNIKGLKRKKVVAENLLKKIPKSPVKKSLQSKTSVATLQAASSKEAAPSCSYPNSPSQNPASSPSQNRDAEYVQPNAESSEGVTSSIDNDRLKQRDTSFSKPQSLDPISGKEESVSGVGESQQLKDSKSGETSCEGDSLYHASAPLEVLLKAMESDFSSLSEKTKSFPVTAVEKPGRTLSAQSNSEVNAMPAIHFGLQIQPAHMQNDFVNKQETYTMHSSTQAVPLQTLQHATQHFTNCGEKPGLQMRFSTGSSDTLTHSPVPSGSNSLPRSQPPVVHTCQSLSASVPSTIQVPVTPGYNPAQMATVVNFGLEQMCSISAKDQKPKKQGKYVCEYCSRACAKPSVLLKHIRSHTGERPYPCVTCGFSFKTKSNLYKHKKSHAHAIKLGLVARSDSGSGSLSVESDKALGTHSDVEESGDSDEESSTADLDPDSSQSSVAAFSESSLLSAGTTQGNHGDAGDPSAVFPLSQRGYESKGTASLPKVVVYPVNVSPQRADSPRVTDSSPEQATAQRQKDFQTAHLRSSITVLSSLKEVDCTSPLQDAGSEDEDQQCRTPPGGGHGQLQRQQATDFSQQQQGKCLLSPRSLGSTDSGYFSRSESADQAMSPPSPFVKITPPTDMDVTKNVLPNLPAVVATAMHVASVEKPRVVQGQMRPPLETKALSLEERISKLISDNEAVVDDKQLDSVKPRRTSLSRRGSIDSPKSYIFKDSFQFDLKPMARRSSSSSDIPKSPFTPTDKSKPVFLLSVPNQYTPMDCLPITRSNSMPTTPGHSGLPPNIVQQPHPLRICQSFDDKMSSLNDDVFSSAPSTPNPAIHSRTLVRQVAVEDFSTSEGLTSVRSMDEGYHGSSISTELMQRSRSFEHAQDRNRKPLQSKGTMYECETCRNRYRKLENFENHKKFYCSELHGPKNKPVSVRETEQDVFQHVMQQPLVPRTVISGIMDQQQSFRKRRKMKSVGDDDDQSPTDTNPPCSVSFDSCQLSTASSGRPFSQHSIMVDLQPKSNPPQITQNQLVARGTEASESRLSPIRETQVNTSGKERGDLQRQGSGTSVIRHTNSLSKPNSFETSESIDRASPVDFMYKDGHRTGKTKTDATANLSLESYHEKMSIPKCADQGKQGMENRVDSTLAAVAESCAAVQQSRLVRQNNIPEILVTEEPDREHDGQSTEQGEKVADTFNWPQRSESLSKLPTEKLPPKKKRIRLAQMEQSSGESSFESSLSRSLSRDSSLSRCSSISASFDRDEPSRSESPSRGEFVNKISEHQGLPIAFNTLGVPGMIRRAASEQISCTQPSVEILCDYRSKSFDFGSVSPCRSLPPNRSMSPMELPTSAQAFPSVQVPLIERRRGPLVRQMSLKIGPESQQHVGRHAIPLQWLPTVFSTSQQRPQQTTNKPPLAQPFIVHSGETLPQKNERMVQSINLGSQGQLPQIHGLPHPWHLTSRVQTCQNIQQSVVHVVVGQEDAQNNSADSQDKSFVPKYQLQCPALRPSQTYSLSTTQGTQTTLPVLTIPIANQMQSILKSSDVLHNVCVAQPCFQIVSNKTQSIVLPVSLQNDPPSQNLPGALQLPQILITHEQMHPSLSVTSNLYVVDTDTKTVPETNKDRPPASTSLQVKHGLVSNTQDHIGEIQRAPSLGSLHCTQKMAAVTLCPQQEPIASSKRMLSPANSLDIAMEKHQKRAKDEHGAACLTDGRSVNYLNSKMAEVTRQRKLMLVRQVCTTEPVDSPIETEAPPLQPEKPVGEKDTQTPKNCKTMTPESTGKDEPSSVVPQEQPRSALNTAPGSRVSSSVPANASLKPQDKSEEDRWSPAKSPIRPSTFHGQVKLASSVSVVNTRDSHRLSFPSLKTATTFTWCYLMKRRPLHVPQTDQKVSAYSTWAVSPNNPNPLGLPTKVVMSLFDSKQNSKKIHYTEAITTSMKSDILAYSSKLKDVMPKVLKPQKTENNSKVQPESQVSSESDKDSSSSKIEPRRVKIFDGGFKSNEDYVYVRGRGRGKYICEECGIRCKKPSMLRKHIRTHSDVRPYHCTHCNFSFKTKGNLTKHMKSKAHSKKCMEMGVSAGLEDHDTEDSGDRSQVGSTDRPDSDGEDSEGADDDNDDDNEEEEEDSQAESGLSTNPSVSASPQHIPSSLQAELPPSSLLAQMSIHHHHPAPLSHPQLPASDSHTHHTHGASDTESVPMLSPVSLVKQMSISGGCSSPGPLPYSPPPHTSDTESVHMMSPVSPCRQMSIDYPDVDVPPSPPVPGKGCSKLGQDGSLAPPTLPTSEPGVPFGTDVSTQTASFIPQTSSYSPWHFPSQGPTQGSGATQGTHTHLFSHLPLHSQQPSCSSYSMVPVGGIQLVPAGLPAYSTFVPIQAGTVQLTIPAVSVIHRNTSPLPFPKSSNSPQPEGSALTPTNQPLVVQEPISSIMPCFPLGQVTGLQALGASQQTLQSMGLETLNVMGLTSSGGLTSTQLLSQHGLTLNATLGLQALTASPSSQSSTGPHHHHTHHTPIPGLQILNIALPALIPSLSPLSALSPLPGPSERQGSPEAQGATRLSSQTELGPLVSFPCAASSLPTATMRGSPVQEMTSSGSRPSSSGHRNSGGSDHMQTPGKEGRVTTSLPQPSPAPAAEAVVERAGGASEPVMPRRQSILSRQQVTEDFIDDSASSDDEDRLVIAT; via the exons GGATCAATGAGGGTGGTCGGAGAAGTGCAGATAACATAAAGGGACTGAAGAGGAAAAAGGTTGTGGCAGAAAACCTGCTGAAGAAAATACCCAAATCTCCCGTAAAGAAGTCCTTGCAGTCCAAGACCTCCGTGGCAACACTCCAAGCTGCCTCGTCCAAGGAAGCCGCACCCTCTTGCTCCTACCCCAACAGCCCTTCTCAAAACCCTGCCAGCTCACCAAGCCAGAACCGAGATGCGGAGTATGTCCAGCCTAATGCTGAATCCTCTGAGGGAGTGACATCCTCCATTGACAATGATAGGCTAAAGCAGAGGGATACGTCCTTCTCAAAGCCACAGTCTCTCGATCCCATCAGTGGTAAAGAGGAATCTGTCTCTGGTGTTGGGGAGTCTCAGCAGCTCAAGGACAGTAAGAGTGGCGAAACAAGCTGTGAAGGTGACTCTCTTTACCATGCTAGCGCTCCCCTTGAAGTCTTGCTCAAGGCTATGGAATCAGACTTCAGCTCCTTGTCAGAAAAAACAAAATCCTTTCCAGTCACAGCCGTTGAAAAACCTGGCCGAACTCTTTCTGCTCAGTCTAATAGTGAAGTAAATGCTATGCCAGCTATACATTTTGGACTCCAAATTCAGCCTGCGCATATGCAGAATGACTTTGTAAATAAACAAGAGACCTACACAATGCACTCCTCTACCCAGGCTGTTCCCTTGCAGACTTTGCAGCATGCTACACAGCATTTCACCAACTGTGGGGAAAAGCCTGGCTTGCAGATGAGATTCAGTACTGGCTCCTCCGATACCCTAACTCATTCACCTGTTCCCTCAGGCTCCAATTCCTTGCCACGGAGCCAGCCGCCGGTGGTGCACACATGCCAGTCCCTATCGGCTAGTGTCCCTAGCACCATTCAAGTCCCTGTTACACCTGGTTACAACCCAGCCCAGATGGCCACGGTTGTGAACTTTGGGCTTGAACAGATGTGTAGCATCTCAGCAAAGGACCAGAAGCCTAAGAAGCAGGGGAAGTATGTGTGTGAATACTGCAGTCGGGCATGTGCAAAGCCCAGTGTGTTACTCAAGCACATCAGGTCTCACACAGGAGAGCGGCCCTACCCATGTGTTACTTGTGGCTTCTCATTCAAAACTAAGAGCAATTTGTACAAGCATAAGAAATCCCATGCTCACGCAATAAAACTGGGGCTTGTGGCGCGTTCCGACTCTGGAAGTGGGTCCCTCTCCGTGGAGTCTGACAAAGCACTTGGAACACATTCAGATGTGGAGGAAAGTGGGGACAGCGATGAGGAAAGTAGcacagcagacctagaccctgactCATCACAAAGCAGTGTTGCAGCGTTCTCTGAGAGCAGTTTGCTGAGTGCAGGCACAACACAAGGCAATCATGGGGATGCAGGGGATCCATCAGCTGTTTTCCCTCTGAGTCAGAGGGGTTATGAGTCCAAAGGGACAGCTAGCCTACCAAAAGTGGTCGTCTATCCTGTCAATGTCTCCCCTCAGCGGGCGGACAGTCCAAGAGTCACAGACTCCAGCCCTGAGCAGGCTACTGCCCAGCGGCAAAAGGACTTCCAAACGGCACATCTGAGATCCAGCATCACCGTCCTGTCGTCCTTGAAAGAGGTGGATTGCACAAGCCCCTTACAGGATGCAGGAAGTGAAGATGAAGATCAGCAGTGCAGGACTCCACCAGGAGGCGGACATGGTCAGCTTCAGAGGCAGCAAGCCACAGACTTTTCTCAGCAGCAGCAGGGCAAGTGTCTGCTTAGTCCCCGCAGTTTAGGCAGCACAGACTCTGGTTACTTCTCACGTTCTGAAAGTGCAGACCAGGCCATGAGTCCCCCGAGTCCCTTTGTCAAAATAACCCCACCAACAGACATGGATGTCACCAAAAATGTACTTCCTAATCTCCCTGCAGTGGTTGCCACTGCAATGCATGTGGCCTCTGTGGAGAAGCCACGTGTTGTGCAAGGACAAATGCGTCCTCCGTTAGAAACAAAAGCACTCTCTCTCGAGGAACGAATCTCGAAGTTAATATCGGACAATGAGGCAGTGGTTGACGACAAACAACTGGACAGTGTCAAACCAAGAAGGACTTCTCTTTCTAGGAGAGGTAGCATAGACTCCCCCAAGTCGTATATATTTAAAGACTCTTTTCAATTTGACCTTAAACCAATGGCGAGAAGGTCGAGTTCCAGCTCAGACATACCCAAGTCCCCCTTCACCCCCACAGACAAATCTAAGCCAGTATTTCTTCTATCTGTACCCAATCAGTATACACCGATGGACTGTTTACCAATAACAAGAAGTAATTCTATGCCCACAACTCCAGGGCACTCTGGTCTCCCACCAAACATTGTCCAGCAACCCCACCCACTACGGATCTGTCAGTCTTTTGATGACAAAATGAGTTCCTTAAACGATGATGTGTTTTCATCTGCCCCCTCTACCCCAAATCCAGCAATACATTCTCGTACTCTTGTACGACAAGTAGCAGTGGAGGATTTCTCCACAAGTGAGGGCCTTACCTCAGTCCGTTCCATGGACGAAGGTTACCATGGGTCTAGCATCTCCACTGAGTTAATGCAAAGAAGCAGGTCTTTTGAGCATGCACAAGACCGAAACCGAAAGCCTCTGCAGAGCAAaggcacaatgtatgaatgtGAGACCTGTCGCAATAGGTACCGAAAACTAGAAAACTTTGAAAATCACAAGAAATTCTATTGTTCAGAGCTCCATGGTCCGAAAAACAAGCCAGTATCTGTCAGAGAGACTGAGCAGGATGTTTTTCAACATGTCATGCAGCAGCCGTTAGTCCCCAGAACAGTTATTTCAGGTATAATGGACCAACAGCAATCATTTAGAAAAAGAAGGAAAATGAAGAGTGTTGGTGACGATGATGACCAATCACCAACTGACACCAATCCCCCATGCTCTGTCAGTTTTGATTCTTGCCAACTATCAACAGCCAGTTCAGGTCGTCCATTTTCTCAGCACTCTATCATGGTTGATCTACAGCCTAAAAGCAACCCACCGCAAATAACTCAAAATCAGCTAGTAGCAAGAGGTACAGAGGCATCAGAATCGAGACTGTCACCGATCAGAGAAACCCAGGTTAACACCTCTGGTAAAGAGAGAGGCGACCTACAGAGGCAAGGCAGCGGTACATCAGTTATCAGACACACCAACTCTTTAAGCAAGCCCAATTCCTTTGAGACCTCTGAATCTATTGACAGGGCCTCTCCTGTTGATTTCATGTACAAAGATGGCCATAGAACAGGAAAAACTAAGACTGATGCTACTGCCAATCTTTCATTAGAGAGCTACCATGAAAAGATGTCCATTCCTAAATGTGCCGACCAGGGGAAACAAGGGATGGAAAACCGTGTCGACAGCACTTTAGCAGCAGTGGCTGAGAGCTGTGCTGCTGTCCAGCAGTCTCGTCTGGTTCGCCAAAATAACATTCCTGAAATCCTGGTCACAGAGGAACCCGATCGGGAGCATGACGGTCAAAGCACTGAGCAAGGGGAAAAGGTTGCAGATACATTCAACTGGCCCCAGAGGAGCGAGAGCCTGTCCAAACTACCGACAGAAAAGCTTCCACCCAAGAAAAAGAGAATTCGTCTGGCTCAGATGGAACAATCCTCTGGAGAATCAAGCTTCGAGTCCTCACTGTCTCGTAGCCTCAGCAGAGACAGTAGCCTCTCAAGATGCTCCAGTATCTCAGCTTCCTTCGACCGGGATGAGCCATCCAGGTCAGAAAGCCCCTCCAGAGGAGAATTTGTGAACAAAATATCTGAGCATCAAGGGCTACCAATAGCCTTCAACACCCTGGGGGTCCCTGGCATGATAAGACGTGCTGCCTCAGAACAGATCAGTTGCACTCAACCCTCAGTGGAGATCTTGTGCGACTATCGCAGCAAGTCCTTTGACTTTGGCAGTGTCTCCCCCTGCAGGTCTCTGCCACCCAACAGGTCAATGTCACCAATGGAACTGCCAACGAGTGCTCAAGCCTTCCCGTCTGTACAGGTACCTCTCATTGAAAGGCGAAGGGGGCCCTTGGTACGCCAGATGTCTTTAAAGATTGGGCCAGAGAGTCAGCAACATGTCGGGAGGCATGCCATACCTCTCCAGTGGCTCCCCACTGTATTCTCTACATCTCAGCAGAGGCCTCAACAGACTACCAACAAGCCTCCCCTTGCCCAACCCTTTATTGTGCATTCTGGAGAAACTCTCCCTCAGAAGAATGAAAGAATGGTGCAAAGCATTAACTTGGGCAGCCAAGGTCAACTGCCTCAAATTCATGGCCTTCCACACCCTTGGCACCTAACGTCGAGGGTTCAGACATGCCAAAATATACAGCAATCTGTGGTTCATGTCGTGGTCGGCCAAGAAGATGCCCAGAACAATTCCGCTGACTCTCAAGACAAAAGCTTTGTGCCCAAATACCAACTGCAGTGTCCTGCTCTGAGACCAAGCcaaacatactctctctctaccacacaaggTACTCAGACAACTTTGCCAGTCTTAACAATACCTATTGCCAATCAGATGCAAAGTATTTTGAAGTCTTCAGATGTTCTCCACAACGTCTGTGTGGCACAACCGTGTTTTCAGATTGTAAGCAATAAGACACAATCAATAGTCTTGCCTGTAAGCCTACAAAATGACCCACCTTCTCAAAACCTACCAGGTGCTCTCCAATTGCCACAGATACTGATAACTCATGAGCAGATGCACCCTTCCCTCTCTGTGACCAGTAACCTGTATGTTGTAGATACTGACACAAAGACTGTACCAGAAACGAACAAGGACAGGCCTCCAGCATCTACTAGCCTTCAAGTAAAACACGGTTTAGTTTCCAATACCCAGGACCATATTGGTGAAATTCAAAGAGCTCCCTCCCTGGGGTCCTTACACTGCACCCAGAAAATGGCAGCTGTGACCCTTTGCCCACAACAAGAGCCCATTGCCTCAAGCAAGAGAATGCTCTCCCCTGCCAACAGCTTGGATATCGCCATGGAAAAACATCAGAAGCGAGCAAAGGATGAACATGGTGCTGCATGCCTCACTGATGGCAGGTCAGTCAACTACCTGAACTCCAAGATGGCGGAGGTAACTAGGCAACGGAAGCTGATGCTAGTCAGGCAGGTGTGCACCACTGAACCAGTGGACAGTCCCATTGAAACTGAGGCCCCTCCACTGCAACCCGAGAAGCCAGTAGGTGAAAAGGACACCCAGACTCCTAAGAACTGCAAGACTATGACACCTGAAAGCACCGGAAAGGATGAACCATCTTCTGTAGTTCCCCAGGAACAACCACGCTCTGCATTAAACACCGCTCCAGGGAGTcgtgtctcctcctctgtgccaGCTAACGCCTCCCTGAAGCCTCAAGACAAAAGCGAGGAAGATAGATGGTCTCCCGCCAAGTCTCCCATTAGGCCCTCGACTTTCCATGGACAGGTGAAATTGGCCTCATCTGTATCTGTCGTCAACACACGAGACAGCCATCGCCTGTCTTTCCCCAGCCTGAAAACTGCCACCACCTTTACTTGGTGTTACCTGATGAAGAGGAGGCCTCTGCATGTTCCCCAGACGGACCAGAAGGTCTCGGCCTACTCCACCTGGGCGGTGAGCCCCAACAACCCCAACCCACTGGGCCTGCCCACCAAAGTGGTGATGTCTCTCTTTGACTCCAAGCAGAACTCGAAAAAAATACACTACACAGAGGCCATAACGACAAGTATGAAATCCGACATCTTGGCCTATTCAAGCAAGCTAAAAGACGTCATGCCGAAG GTCCTAAAGCCTCAGAAAACTGAGAATAACAGCAAAGTGCAACCTGAGAGTCAGGTGAGCAGCGAGTCAGACAAGGATTCTTCCTCATCCAAAATAGAGCCACGGAGGGTCAAAATATTTGATGGAGG ATTCAAATCTAACGAGGACTATGTCTATGTGCGTGGGCGTGGTCGTGGTAAATACATCTGTGAGGAGTGTGGGATCCGCTGCAAGAAGCCCAGCATGCTGCGTAAACACATCCGCACCCACTCTGACGTACGGCCCTACCACTGCACCCACTGCAACTTCTCCTTCAAGACTAAAG GGAATCTGACCAAGCATATGAAGTCCAAGGCTCACAGTAAGAAGTGCATGGAGATGGGTGTGTCTGCAGGCCTCGAGGACCATGATACAGAGGACTCGG GAGACCGTAGCCAGGTGGGCAGTACAGACCGCCCAGATTCAGACGGAGAGGACTCGGAGGGCGCTGACGATGACAACGATGATGACAacgaagaagaggaagaggacagcCAGGCTGAGTCGGGCCTGTCCACCAACCCCTCGGTCTCGGCCAGCCCCCAGCACATACCCTCCTCCCTCCAGGCTGAGCTCCCTCCCAGCTCCCTCCTGGCTCAGAtgtccatccaccaccaccacccagctcCCCTGTCCCACCCCCAGCTCCCCGCATCCGACTcccacacccaccacacccacGGCGCCTCAGACACAGAGTCCGTGCCCATGCTGAGCCCCGTCTCCCTGGTCAAGCAGATGTCAATCTCCGGAGGGTGCTCAAGCCCTGGCCCCCTACCCTACTCCCCACCCCCCCACACCTCCGACACTGAGTCGGTGCACATGATGAGCCCTGTCTCGCCGTGCAGGCAGATGTCCATCGACTACCCCGATGTTGACGTGCCCCCTAGTCCCCCCGTACCAGGCAAGGGCTGCTCCAAGCTCGGCCAG GATGGCTCTTTGGCTCCTCCCACCCTACCAACGAGTGAGCCAGGTGTCCCTTTCGGGACAGACGTCAGCACTCAGACCGCCTCTTTCATCCCCCAGACTTCCTCCTACAGCCCCTGGCACTTTCCCTCCCAGGGCCCGACCCAAGGATCAGGGGCCACACAGGGGACACACACGCACCTCTTCAGTCACCTGCCTCTGCACTCCCAGCAGCCCTCTTGCTCCTCCTACAGCATGGTCCCCGTGGGGGGCATCCAGCTGGTGCCAGCTGGCCTGCCAGCCTACTCCACCTTCGTGCCCATCCAGGCTGGCACTGTCCAGCTCACCATCCCTGCAGTGAGTGTCATCCACCGGAATACCAGTCCACTCCCGTTCCCCAAATCCTCTAACTCCCCCCAGCCTGAGGGCTCTGCCTTGACCCCCACCAACCAGCCCCTGGTGGTTCAGGAGCCCATCAGCAGTATCATGCCCTGCTTCCCCCTGGGGCAGGTCACCGGACTTCAGGCCCTTGGGGCCTCCCAGCAGACGCTGCAGTCCATGGGTCTGGAGACCCTCAACGTGATGGGACTGACCAGCTCAGGAGGCCTGACCTCCACTCAGCTGCTGTCCCAGCACGGCCTGACGCTCAACGCCACCCTGGGCCTGCAGGCCCTGACTGCCAGCCCCAGCTCCCAGAGCAGCACGGGcccccaccatcaccacacccaccacacacccaTCCCCGGCCTGCAGATCCTCAACATTGCCCTGCCCGCACTCATCCCCTCGCTCAGCCCTCTCTCCGCCCTCAGTCCCCTCCCTGGACCCTCTGAGAGGCAGGGCAGCCCTGAGGCCCAAGGGGCCACCCGACTCTCCTCTCAGACTGAACTAGGACCCTTGGTCAGCTTTCCATGTGCTGCATCATCCCTTCCCACTGCCACCATGAGAGGAAGTCCCGTCCAGGAAATGACATCATCGGGCAGCAGACCCAGCAGCTCTGGGCACAGGAACTCCGGAGGCTCTGATCACATGCAGACTccagggaaggaagggagggttaCAACATCTCTACCACAACCCTCCCCGGCTCCAGCTGCTGAGGCGGTTGTTGAGCGGGCAGGGGGAGCCAGTGAGCCTGTCATGCCTCGGAGGCAGTCGATACTGTCACGGCAGCAGGTGACGGAAGACTTTATCGATGACTCAGCATCAAGCGATGACGAGGACCGACTGGTCATCGCCACCTGA